A window of Methanocaldococcus vulcanius M7 genomic DNA:
TTTTTACATCTGATTACAATGTAATAACCATCCGCTGATTTAAGTTTTTTCACGGTTGCTTTTCCATCGAGCATTTCTTTTAATGGAGTAATATCAATATCTTTATTTACTTTTATCGTTATTTCAGTTCCTCCTGTTATATCTATACTTTTTGGAATCCCATTAACACCGATCAACACGATGGAGAGGATTAAAAGGCATAAAGGGATAGCTATCGATACTCTATAATCCTTTATCATCGTTCCAACCTCTTACTCTTTACATTATTTAAATTTAATTTAATCGCAATCGTTTATTTAATTACTTTATTCAATAGATCTTATCTATTACATTCGTTTGAAAATTATGTTATTATCTTTTTTAACATTATATCTTTTTTCTCTTAATTAGCTATTATAATGTTGTAATTTTTATGTTTCAAATTTTTTAACATTAAGTTGTTAGAGAACTTTAAGATAAATTTTTATATAAAAACAGTTGTTATATAGATACAAATACTTTATGGTCAAGGTGATATTCATCAAACCAAGAGATGCGGTTATTTTTTTATTGTTATTGTTTGTAGCGATCAACGCATCTTCCTCGTATGTAATTAAAAATCTAAATATTGACTGCATTGTTAATCCTGATGATACAATAAATGAGACAATAAAATTTGTGGTATACAACAACGAGGACAGAAATCTTACTGAAATATCGTATACAATCCCTCAATCAATAAAAAATTTTACAATAACATCATCTAACGGGGTTAAAGGATACAGTGCACTATACAACGAAGGGGTTACAGAACTTGATATAGAGTTTAATAAACCATTGTCAAAAGGGGACTCAACAAATATAACAATAAATTGTATAGTTAGAGATGCAATATGGACTAAAAATGGAATTAAACAACTGATAATGAGCTTTCCAATATCATCAAACAAGGCAGAGATAAAGATCGTTCTTCCACCTGGAGCGGTTATTCTTTCTCCAGAGGGAAATCTACTCGTCACCCCTTCAGGATATAAAATAACAACAGATGGAAAGCATCAAATAATTATATGGGATCTTTCACTAAATAAAGAAATAACCTTTACAATAACGGTAAAATACACCTTCATATCCTACCCTACACATAACATTATAGAACATCCACTTGTTAATGAGAATTTGAAATATTTGTTGATAGTAGTTGTTATAGGGGCGGTTATATTTGCGGGATTGTTTATAAGGGAAAGAAAACTTAGAAAAAATAATATAAAAAAGTTAGATGATTTAAATAATGAGATAGCATCTTTAAAAAATACTCTAAGTGAAAAAGAAAACCAACTTAAAGAAAAAGAAATACAATTAAATGAAAAAATAGATGAAATCAGAAAATTAGTGAGTAAAATAAAAGATCTTGAAGAAAAACTCGCAAGTGCAAGTAAAAATCTACTAAGTAAGGATGAGATAATAAATATCCTAAATGAGAAGATCGTTGATTATGAAAGTAAAATTCAGAGGTTATTGGAAGAAAACTCAACATACAAGGAAAAAATAAACGCCTTAACTAAACAGATCGAAGACCTAACAAGAGAAAATCAACATCTCAAAGAAAAAATTATAAATCTAAGTAATATTGCTAAAAAATACGTAGAAGAGAAGAAAGGTGTCTTGTGGGACTTTTTAACTGAGGACGAAAAGATAATAATAGATCTAATAAAAAAGCATGGGCATATTACACAAAAGGAGATTGTTGAGATGACTGGTATGAGTAAACCTAAGGTATCGAGAATAGTTTCGGAATTAGAAGATAGGAAAATCATAAGAAAAGAAAAGATAGGAAGAATAAATAAATTGACACTTACTGATGAAAGTAAAAAACTTCTATAAAAATTTAAAAATAAAAATTATGAAAAGTAAAAATAAAAATATAAATAAAGAAATTAAAATTAAAAAATTAAATAGAGGGATAATTTAAAAATATGATTTAAAAAATATATTAAACATTTAATAAACAATAAATACCTAATAAATTATATAAAATAAATTTAATAAAAGTGAATCTCGGGTGAGATGATGAAAAAAATACTGATTTCTGTATGTGGGGAGGGTTTTGGACATACAACCCGATGTATTGCGGTTGGAGAGGCGTTAAAAGATGACTATGAAATAGCTTACATTGCATACGGAAAAAGTAAAGATTTTATTGCTAAATACAACTATCCCGTGTTTGAGACATTCCCCGAGATTAAACTTAAAGGAAAAGATGGAAAGTTCGATATAAAATCGAGTATATTTAATAAAGAGTATAGCCCTAAAAAAGCGGTTAAAAAAGAGTTAAAAATTATAAAAGAATACAACCCCGATTTAGTGATTTCTGATTGTAAATATAGTACTGTTGTTGCAGCAAAACTTTTAAAAAAACCAGTTATGTGTATAAGCAATCAAAACTATACTCGATATAAATTAAAAACTGATTTAATTGTTTATCCAACGATGAAAGCCCTAAATATGATAAATGAAAGATGTGAAAAATTTATCGTTCCTGATTTTCCACTACCCTATACAATATGTGAATATAACTTAAAAATTATAAAAAATATGGAGTTTATAGGGCCATTAATACGATACGATATTGATTATTCAGATAACAACCAAAATAATACAGAAAAAGGCCACAATAAAGATTACAATGTTGATAATGATTACATACTCAGTGTTATAGGTGGTTTTGAATACAGATATAAAATACTGGAAAAACTTGGAAATATTGCATTAAAAAATGATTTGAAAGTTAAACTTGTCTGTGGAAGTTATGATGTGGCTAAGCGATTAAAAAGAGACCTGCATTTAACTACATATAAAAATGAAAATATAGAAATAATTCCAATAACAACAGATATGAAAGAACTCATTAAAAATGCTGAGTTTGTAGTATCTCATGGAGGACATTCCACAATAATGGAATCCCTATCTTTTGGAAAACCATTAATTGTGATTCCTGATTTAGATCATCCAGAACAGGGGAACAATGCAAAAAAAGTAAATGATTTAGGATGTGGAATACATCTCTCCTACAAAAATCTTGAAAAATTAGAGGAAGCAATATTTGATATAAGAAATTTAAAATTCTATAAAAGAAATGCACTAAAAATGAAAGAACTTGCACAAAAATATAACGGAAAGAAAAATATAAAAAAGATTGTAGATGAATTTTTCGAAACGAGAAAAAATTTAAGAAAATACTACTTAACCAACAAACTTATCAACAAATTTAGACCCAACATAAAATCCTAAAAAACTACTGAAAACTTTTAACTTCTTTAACGGTGAGATCGTGATTACAGTTCTATCCGGAGGAACAGGGACGCCAAAACTCTTGCAAGGGTTAAAAAGAGTAGTAGACAGTAAAAATCTTTCTATAATAGTTAATACTGGCGAAGATACTTGGATAGGAGATCTTTATCTTTCCCCTGATGTAGATACTGTTTTATATACACTTTCAGATTTAATAAATGAAGAAACATGGTATGGAGTAAAGGAGGATACTTTCTATACCTACAATCAATTAAAAATGCTTGGATTTGATGAGATTCTAAAAATAGGAGATAAAGACAGAGCATTAAAAATGCACAAAACATACTATTTGAGAAGAGGATACAAACTTTCAGAAGTTGTGGAAATGGAAAGGAAAGCATTAAATATCGATGCAAAAGTAATTCCAATGACAGATGATAAAGTTGAGACAAAAATACTTTCAAAAATTGAAGGAAAAGCCGATTTATTAAAATTTCACGACTTTTGGGTAAAAAGAAAAGGTGAAGTTGAAGTTTTAGATGTAATATATGAGAACTCGATATATGCGAAACCTTGCAGTGAAGCGATAAACGCAATAAAAAATAGTGAATTCGTTATAATTGGTCCCTCTAATCCAATAACATCAATAGGCCCAAT
This region includes:
- a CDS encoding DUF7343 domain-containing protein, producing the protein MVKVIFIKPRDAVIFLLLLFVAINASSSYVIKNLNIDCIVNPDDTINETIKFVVYNNEDRNLTEISYTIPQSIKNFTITSSNGVKGYSALYNEGVTELDIEFNKPLSKGDSTNITINCIVRDAIWTKNGIKQLIMSFPISSNKAEIKIVLPPGAVILSPEGNLLVTPSGYKITTDGKHQIIIWDLSLNKEITFTITVKYTFISYPTHNIIEHPLVNENLKYLLIVVVIGAVIFAGLFIRERKLRKNNIKKLDDLNNEIASLKNTLSEKENQLKEKEIQLNEKIDEIRKLVSKIKDLEEKLASASKNLLSKDEIINILNEKIVDYESKIQRLLEENSTYKEKINALTKQIEDLTRENQHLKEKIINLSNIAKKYVEEKKGVLWDFLTEDEKIIIDLIKKHGHITQKEIVEMTGMSKPKVSRIVSELEDRKIIRKEKIGRINKLTLTDESKKLL
- a CDS encoding MJ1255/VC2487 family glycosyltransferase, whose product is MMKKILISVCGEGFGHTTRCIAVGEALKDDYEIAYIAYGKSKDFIAKYNYPVFETFPEIKLKGKDGKFDIKSSIFNKEYSPKKAVKKELKIIKEYNPDLVISDCKYSTVVAAKLLKKPVMCISNQNYTRYKLKTDLIVYPTMKALNMINERCEKFIVPDFPLPYTICEYNLKIIKNMEFIGPLIRYDIDYSDNNQNNTEKGHNKDYNVDNDYILSVIGGFEYRYKILEKLGNIALKNDLKVKLVCGSYDVAKRLKRDLHLTTYKNENIEIIPITTDMKELIKNAEFVVSHGGHSTIMESLSFGKPLIVIPDLDHPEQGNNAKKVNDLGCGIHLSYKNLEKLEEAIFDIRNLKFYKRNALKMKELAQKYNGKKNIKKIVDEFFETRKNLRKYYLTNKLINKFRPNIKS
- the cofD gene encoding 2-phospho-L-lactate transferase; translation: MITVLSGGTGTPKLLQGLKRVVDSKNLSIIVNTGEDTWIGDLYLSPDVDTVLYTLSDLINEETWYGVKEDTFYTYNQLKMLGFDEILKIGDKDRALKMHKTYYLRRGYKLSEVVEMERKALNIDAKVIPMTDDKVETKILSKIEGKADLLKFHDFWVKRKGEVEVLDVIYENSIYAKPCSEAINAIKNSEFVIIGPSNPITSIGPILSLDGIKEELKHKKVIVVSPIVGNSAVSGPAGKLMKVKGYDVSVKGVYEYYKDIIDVLVIDSKDKDISGEIPCEVLITNTIMKTIDDKIRLAKNIIEFCGSL